Proteins found in one Aneurinibacillus uraniidurans genomic segment:
- a CDS encoding chemotaxis protein CheA — MEMNQYLDMFIEESKEHIQAINDNLLVLENDPESVDLINEIFRSAHTLKGMAATMGFEDMAALTHEMENVLDQARNHKLVINSDIMDVIFKCVDLLETMLYSIAGGGDGKENVSHVVAMLQAILSGDFSPSAEEEVSEVAVEAVSVPEAEEQQKVGSLDEYELTVVEQSQQTGFYAYWIKTSVQDNCVLKAARAYMVYDNLDSLGEIIKTTPSVEEIEEEKFEKSFEIVLLTKETIEKVEKTVLNVSEIESVEVIVIDPKQYKTQQAPAKAPEAKPIAAKPVAVKEGAAKEEKAATVNKKPAASKTIRVDIERLDVLMNLFSELVIDRGRLEQLARESGQSELMETVEHMSRISGDLQSIILTMRMVPVEQVFNRFPRMVRDLAKDLNKKINLEIIGAETELDRTVIDEIGDPLVHLLRNSLDHGVESAEARIAAGKPEEGLVQLKAYHGGNHVFIEVKDDGAGINREKVLAKSIERGIVTEQGAANLSNKQIDELLFASGLSTADKISDVSGRGVGLDVVKTKIESLGGAVGIDSTPGAGTTFLIQLPLTLSIISAMLVQVEDEKFAVPLSSIIETAVFTPDEIMHAHQQDVIDFRGRIVPLVSLKSIFNIPDTEKPKESDISVVIVRKGDKMAGLVVDSFIGQQEIVLKSLGKYLVNVFAISGATILGDGQVALIIDCNALIK, encoded by the coding sequence ATGGAAATGAATCAATACTTAGATATGTTTATCGAAGAGTCGAAAGAGCACATTCAAGCCATCAATGATAACCTGCTTGTGCTGGAGAATGACCCGGAAAGTGTAGATTTAATTAATGAAATTTTCCGTTCCGCACATACGCTAAAAGGAATGGCGGCAACCATGGGTTTTGAAGATATGGCCGCGCTTACGCACGAAATGGAAAACGTGCTCGATCAAGCACGGAATCATAAGCTTGTCATCAACTCAGATATTATGGATGTCATTTTTAAATGCGTAGATTTGCTTGAAACGATGCTGTATTCGATTGCAGGTGGCGGAGATGGCAAAGAAAATGTTAGCCATGTCGTTGCGATGTTACAGGCGATTTTAAGCGGTGACTTTTCTCCGTCAGCAGAAGAGGAAGTGTCAGAAGTTGCGGTGGAAGCTGTCTCTGTCCCTGAAGCGGAGGAACAGCAAAAAGTGGGCAGTCTTGATGAATATGAATTGACTGTAGTCGAGCAGTCACAGCAGACGGGTTTTTATGCATACTGGATTAAAACCTCGGTTCAAGATAACTGTGTTCTGAAAGCCGCACGCGCCTATATGGTGTATGACAACTTGGACTCACTTGGCGAAATTATTAAAACAACACCGAGCGTAGAAGAGATTGAAGAAGAAAAGTTTGAAAAATCGTTTGAGATTGTGCTCCTGACAAAGGAAACAATCGAAAAAGTCGAAAAGACGGTGCTTAACGTCTCAGAGATCGAATCGGTAGAAGTCATTGTCATTGATCCAAAGCAATATAAAACACAGCAGGCACCAGCGAAAGCTCCAGAAGCAAAGCCGATTGCTGCGAAGCCGGTAGCAGTGAAAGAAGGAGCAGCGAAAGAGGAGAAGGCTGCTACTGTAAATAAAAAGCCGGCAGCAAGCAAAACGATTCGGGTCGATATTGAACGCCTTGATGTATTGATGAATCTATTTAGTGAACTTGTCATTGATCGTGGACGTCTTGAGCAGCTGGCGCGTGAGTCCGGACAGAGCGAGCTTATGGAGACGGTTGAACACATGAGTCGTATTAGCGGGGACTTACAGAGCATTATTCTTACGATGCGCATGGTTCCGGTTGAACAGGTATTTAATCGTTTCCCACGTATGGTACGTGACCTTGCGAAAGACTTGAATAAAAAGATCAATCTAGAGATTATTGGCGCAGAAACAGAGCTTGACCGTACTGTTATTGATGAAATTGGAGACCCACTGGTTCACCTGTTGCGCAACTCGCTTGACCATGGGGTAGAATCAGCAGAAGCACGTATCGCCGCAGGGAAGCCAGAGGAAGGACTTGTTCAACTGAAGGCTTACCATGGTGGTAACCACGTCTTTATCGAAGTAAAAGACGATGGTGCTGGTATTAATCGCGAAAAAGTGCTAGCGAAATCAATCGAACGAGGGATTGTCACGGAGCAAGGCGCTGCGAATCTTTCCAACAAGCAGATTGACGAACTTTTATTCGCTTCAGGTCTGAGTACAGCTGATAAAATTTCAGACGTATCTGGCAGGGGAGTCGGGCTGGATGTTGTAAAAACAAAGATTGAATCCCTTGGGGGGGCAGTCGGCATTGATTCCACTCCAGGCGCTGGAACGACATTCTTGATTCAGCTTCCACTTACACTGTCTATCATTTCTGCAATGCTTGTACAGGTGGAAGACGAGAAGTTTGCTGTACCGCTTAGCTCCATTATCGAAACAGCGGTGTTTACACCGGATGAAATTATGCATGCCCACCAACAGGATGTGATTGACTTCCGCGGTCGAATTGTACCGCTTGTATCTTTGAAATCAATCTTCAATATTCCAGATACTGAAAAGCCGAAGGAAAGCGATATCTCTGTTGTAATTGTACGCAAGGGAGATAAAATGGCTGGTCTCGTTGTCGATTCCTTTATTGGACAGCAGGAAATTGTATTAAAATCCTTAGGGAAATATTTGGTTAATGTGTTTGCGATCTCAGGAGCTACCATTCTTGGTGATGGCCAGGTAGCGCTTATTATTGACTGCAACGCATTAATTAAATAA
- a CDS encoding chemotaxis protein CheW, producing the protein MLDHKDIVEEIKVIVFRLKDEEYGVEVNQVKSIERLEHITRVPRTPYFVKGVINMRGIVTPIVDLRRRFGLEEAVYSETTRVIIVAVGEIEVGLIVDSANDVIDIPINAIEPPPEVVGGIEAVYLRGVAKLNRRLLILLNLDKVLNTDEIKQLENIEA; encoded by the coding sequence GTGTTGGATCATAAAGATATCGTTGAAGAAATCAAAGTGATTGTGTTCCGCCTGAAAGATGAAGAATACGGAGTAGAAGTTAACCAAGTAAAATCAATTGAACGTCTAGAACACATTACACGAGTTCCACGCACCCCCTATTTTGTAAAAGGGGTCATCAATATGCGTGGGATTGTAACCCCGATTGTTGATCTTCGTCGTCGTTTTGGCCTTGAAGAAGCAGTGTATAGTGAAACGACGCGTGTCATCATTGTTGCCGTTGGTGAAATTGAAGTTGGACTTATTGTTGATTCGGCTAACGATGTCATTGACATCCCGATTAATGCAATCGAACCACCGCCTGAAGTAGTAGGCGGTATCGAGGCCGTATACTTGCGGGGGGTTGCGAAGTTGAATCGTCGTTTGCTTATTCTTTTGAATCTTGACAAAGTATTGAATACAGACGAAATTAAACAATTAGAAAATATTGAGGCGTAA
- a CDS encoding chemotaxis protein CheC, with product MKFDQFGDFQLDVLREVGNIGAGNAATALSRLISKEIDMKVPQVKIISFDEIADFVGGNESLVVCVFLQVKGDIPGNMFFIISLPSAKKLLRELMGIETDDDEWFDEMELSALNEIGNILTGSYLSSLADFTKLNMQPSPPAVAIDMAGAILSYGLLEIGHTGDFALTIDTAFFQGNEELEGHFFLVPDPTALPQLFRALGVPLE from the coding sequence ATGAAATTTGATCAGTTCGGTGATTTTCAACTTGATGTGCTGCGTGAAGTCGGAAACATTGGGGCTGGCAACGCAGCCACCGCACTGTCACGATTAATCTCTAAAGAGATTGATATGAAAGTGCCACAAGTGAAAATAATTTCGTTTGATGAAATTGCAGATTTTGTAGGAGGGAATGAGTCACTTGTTGTATGTGTATTTTTGCAGGTGAAGGGTGACATTCCCGGAAATATGTTTTTTATCATTTCTCTTCCATCTGCCAAGAAGTTACTGCGTGAACTAATGGGAATTGAGACAGATGACGATGAATGGTTTGATGAAATGGAATTATCTGCTCTCAATGAGATTGGAAATATTTTAACAGGCTCTTATTTGTCATCGCTTGCAGATTTTACTAAATTGAACATGCAACCTTCTCCTCCAGCAGTTGCGATTGATATGGCAGGAGCAATCTTGTCATATGGGTTGCTGGAGATTGGTCATACTGGAGATTTTGCCCTGACAATTGATACTGCATTTTTTCAAGGAAATGAAGAGTTGGAAGGTCATTTCTTCCTGGTGCCGGACCCGACAGCTCTTCCGCAATTATTCCGCGCGCTGGGAGTGCCGCTTGAATGA
- a CDS encoding chemotaxis protein CheD: MNIVKVGMADLNIAKSPDHIRTTGLGSCVGVVLFDSHSKISGMAHVMLPDSSLSKGLLNVAKYANTAIPKLIEEMERAGANTRRIVAKLAGGAQMFAFTSTSDTMRIGPRNVEACRMALQEARIPIVAEDTGGNCGRTIELDSCTGMLNIRTVNQGVKEI, from the coding sequence ATGAACATTGTAAAAGTTGGAATGGCTGATTTAAATATCGCAAAATCTCCAGATCATATCCGTACTACAGGTTTGGGCTCTTGTGTAGGGGTTGTATTATTCGATAGTCACAGCAAAATTTCGGGGATGGCACATGTAATGCTTCCTGATTCTTCATTGAGTAAAGGGTTGCTAAATGTTGCTAAATATGCAAATACGGCTATCCCGAAGCTCATTGAAGAGATGGAACGAGCAGGGGCGAATACGCGTCGTATTGTTGCCAAACTAGCAGGTGGAGCGCAAATGTTTGCTTTTACATCGACAAGTGATACGATGCGTATTGGACCTCGTAATGTAGAAGCTTGTCGTATGGCGCTTCAAGAAGCAAGAATTCCAATTGTAGCAGAAGATACAGGAGGAAATTGCGGTCGTACAATTGAATTAGATAGCTGTACAGGCATGTTAAACATTCGTACAGTAAATCAAGGTGTAAAGGAAATTTAA
- a CDS encoding FliA/WhiG family RNA polymerase sigma factor, whose translation MARKAKKQVDIEKWKRWREQGDRQAEFELIEQYLPLVNYVATRLSMGLPDTVEKDDLISFGRFGLLDALKKFDYMRGLQFETYGMWRIRGSMIDGLRENDTIPRSVRDKAKKIEEAYTILEQQHLRAVTDEEVSEYLNVSTAELNQTLLDVSFASVLSLDEPIQDDEDHKQARQTILTDENAEKPETALHKEQRKHILAEAIDKLPPKEKTVVSLFYYEECSLTEIAEIMGLSASRISQLHSKAVFRMRGALQRAKEYLLNE comes from the coding sequence GTGGCGCGAAAAGCAAAGAAGCAAGTAGATATTGAAAAATGGAAGCGCTGGCGTGAACAGGGAGACCGACAGGCTGAATTTGAGCTAATTGAGCAATACCTCCCTCTTGTGAATTACGTGGCGACACGTCTTTCTATGGGTCTCCCTGACACAGTGGAAAAAGACGATCTTATCAGCTTCGGAAGATTTGGCCTACTTGATGCTCTAAAAAAGTTTGATTATATGCGTGGTCTTCAATTTGAAACGTATGGAATGTGGCGGATTCGTGGTTCGATGATTGATGGCTTGCGGGAGAATGATACGATTCCACGCTCTGTTCGTGATAAAGCAAAAAAGATTGAAGAAGCATACACAATTCTTGAACAGCAGCACCTGCGTGCGGTGACAGATGAAGAGGTCAGCGAATATTTAAATGTATCAACAGCCGAATTGAACCAGACGCTTCTTGATGTGTCTTTTGCCTCCGTTCTTTCGCTGGATGAGCCGATTCAAGATGATGAGGATCATAAACAAGCCCGGCAGACAATCCTTACAGATGAAAATGCTGAGAAGCCGGAAACAGCGCTTCATAAAGAACAGCGAAAACATATTTTGGCGGAAGCGATTGATAAATTGCCCCCTAAAGAAAAGACAGTAGTTTCGCTTTTCTATTATGAAGAATGCTCCCTTACTGAAATTGCAGAAATTATGGGGTTATCTGCTTCGCGCATTTCACAACTTCATTCTAAAGCGGTCTTTCGGATGAGAGGTGCATTGCAGCGGGCAAAGGAATATCTATTAAATGAATAA